The Agrococcus carbonis sequence TCTCGGCGATGGCGCGCTCGGGGGAGGGGATGCTGCAGAGCGCGAGCGCGCACGCGACCGTCTCGAAGGAGGCGTCCGGGAACGGCAGCCGCTCCGCATCCCCCTCGACGAGGTCGACGCTCATGCCGAGCCGGGCGGCGCGGGCGCGGGACAGGCCGAGCATCGCGGGGCTGAGGTCGATGCCCGTGATGCGCGCGCCGACCGGGTAGTGGGGCAGGCTCGCACCGGAGCCGATCGCCACCTCGAGCACGCTCCCGGTCGCGCGACGGCCGAGCCACGCGCGGTCGGCCGCGAGCCACCGCTCGTTGCGGGTCATCATCCGGTCGTAGCCGGCGGCAGCGCGATCCCAGACGCGGCGCTGCTTCGCTGTGGCCGACGCCTCGTCTCCTGCGGTGCTCACCCATCCATCATGCTCCAGCGGGCGCCGACGGGCGCGGATGGGCGCCGTGCGTGAGAGGATCGGTCGTCCCTCGCCCGGCTCCCGCAGGATGATCGCCCATGACGCAGCTCTCACGGCGCGAGCGCGCACGCCGGTGGCACGACCGCTTCCTCGTGGAGGAGCGGCATCTCGAGCCCGCGGCCCGACGACGCTTCTATGCCACGGCGGCGACGATGATCGCGGTGGGCCTCGTCCTCTTCGTCGCGCTGCTCGTCGGCGTCGTCACCGGCTCCGGGCTCGCGTCGTTCGACGCGCCTGTCGAAGACTGGGTCGACGACCGGCGCACACCCGACACGACCGCCTTCATGGCCGTGCTCGCGTTCGTCTTCGGGCCGGTCGCGCTGCCGGTCATCGTGCTCGCGGTCGTCGTCGTCTGGGGGCTCACCGCGAAGCACCTGTGGCGGCCGCTGCTGCTCGCCGCCGGCATGCTCACGGGCGTCGCGCTCGCGCTCATCATCGCGCCGATCGTGCAGCACCCGCGGCCCCCGGTCGCCGAGATGCTGCTCGGCCCCGACCACACGTTCTCGTTCCCCTCCGGGCACGTGCTCGGCGCCGCCGACTTCTTCCTGCTGCTCGCCTTCCTGCTCGCGAGCCGCCGCTCGCGCACGTGGTTCACGGTGCTCGCGGTGACCGTCGCGATCGTCATGGTCGTCGCGCAGGCGGCTGGCCGCATCTACCTCGGCTACCACTACGTGAGCGACACCGCCGCGTCGGTCGCACTGTCGCTCGTGATCGTCGGCGCCGTCATCGCGATCGACACGCACCGCACGGTGCGGGCGCCGGGCGAGCCGCTCGAGTCGCGCACGATCACCGGCGACGCCTGACCGCGCCGGCGGCTGCGGCCTGCGAGGATCGCTCCATGCGCGCCCTCCTGCTCGACGCCGCCCGTGCCGTGCCCGCCGTCCGCGACGTCGCGCATCCGTCGCCGCCGCCCGGGGGCGTCGTCGTCGAGGTGCGCGCGACCGGGCTCTGCCGCAGCGACTGGCACGCGTGGGCCGGGCACGACGACGGCGTCGCATTCCCGCACGTGCCCGGGCACGAGC is a genomic window containing:
- a CDS encoding class I SAM-dependent methyltransferase, translated to MSTAGDEASATAKQRRVWDRAAAGYDRMMTRNERWLAADRAWLGRRATGSVLEVAIGSGASLPHYPVGARITGIDLSPAMLGLSRARAARLGMSVDLVEGDAERLPFPDASFETVACALALCSIPSPERAIAEMRRVLVPGGRLLLLDHVPSTWPPIRAVQWLAERCSIPLAGEHFTRRPLPLVEAHGFEIDESARRIAGIVERLSATKR
- a CDS encoding phosphatase PAP2 family protein → MTQLSRRERARRWHDRFLVEERHLEPAARRRFYATAATMIAVGLVLFVALLVGVVTGSGLASFDAPVEDWVDDRRTPDTTAFMAVLAFVFGPVALPVIVLAVVVVWGLTAKHLWRPLLLAAGMLTGVALALIIAPIVQHPRPPVAEMLLGPDHTFSFPSGHVLGAADFFLLLAFLLASRRSRTWFTVLAVTVAIVMVVAQAAGRIYLGYHYVSDTAASVALSLVIVGAVIAIDTHRTVRAPGEPLESRTITGDA